The nucleotide sequence AAACTTATCTATCACGGTCGTTGGTGCTGGTGGCAAAATGGGGTGCAGAATTGTAGATAATCTTGTCAAACATGATTGTAAACTGCACTTCTGTGAAACTGGTGCTGCGGGTATAAAGAATCTTGAGGAAAGAGGTTTAAAAGTCACCGAGACAAAAGATGCCTTAGCTGTAAGTGACTATATTATTTTAGCTCTCCCTGATGCCTTGCTTGGAAAAATCAGTCATGTGCTTGTACCAATGTTAACACCTGGTACCACAGTTATTACTCTAGACCCCGCTGCTGCTTATGCGGGTGAATTATGTACAAGAGATGATTGTACCTTCGTTGTAACACACCCTTGCCATCCCCCGCTATTCGGTGAGCAGGAATCAGATGAAGCACGCCGTGATGTTTTTGGTGGAATAGCTGCAAAGCAAGACATAGTTATTTCATTTATGAGTGGCGAGTTTAATAAATTTGAAATAGCTGAACAAATATGTATAAATATGTTTGCACCTGTTGTGACCTGTCACAGGATAACTGTTGAACAAATGGCATTGCTTGAGCCGGCCGCTGCCGAAGTAGTGATTGCATCTGCAGTATGCCTTATGAAGGAAGCTCTTGATGAAGCTATTAAAAGAGGCGTCCCCGAAGCCGCCGCAACTTCCTTTCTCTTAGGCCACATCCAGGTACCTCTTGCTATTGTTTTTAAGAGCACAAATCCATTTTCAGATGCAGCAAAAATTGCTGTTCAATATGGAACTGAAAAAATATATAAAGAAAATTGGAAAGAAATCTTTGAGCCTGAAAACGTCAAGGAAGTTCTGACCCGTATGCTTCATCCAAATAAATAAGTACATTTTAAGTTACTTATTTAAACATTGATTAATTATGCGGGAAATACATAGCATTGAAAGCGGAGGTAGTGAAAGTGAATAAAAAATATACCATCGGAGTTGATTTTGGTACACTGTCCGGGCGCGCTGTACTAGTTGAAGTAGAAAGCGGAGATGAAGCTGCTAAAGCGATAAAATCATATCCCCATGGTGTCATGGATGAGTATCTGCCGGATTCCAAAACCAAGCTGGAACATGACTGGGCTCTGCAGCACCCACAAGACTATCTGGATGTTTTAAGAGAGACTATACCCGCAGTATTGAAAGAAGCAGGTGTCAGTGAAGAAGATGTTATTGGAGTAGGTATTGATTTTACTTCCTGTACCATACTCCCCACTGATGCCAAAGGAACGCCCCTCTGCTTTTATGAAGAGTACCGCACAAATCCTCATGCTTATGTAAAGCTGTGGAAGCACCACTCTGCGCAGGATGAGGCAAACGCACTTAACCGCATTGCAGAGGAAAGAGGAGAAGACTTCTTAAAGCGCTACGGCGGAAAAATTTCCTCCGAGTGGGTTATTCCAAAGGTATGGCAAATACTTAATGAAGCTCCTGATATTTATAACAGTACCGGAAGAATAATGGAAGCAACAGACTGGATTGTTTTGCAGTTAACAGGTCAGGAAAAGAGAAACAGCTGCACTGCGGGATATAAAGCTATCTGGCATAAGCAAAAGGGCTATCCTTCAAAGGAATTTTTTAAGGCATTAGACCCAAGGCTCGAAGATTTGGTAAAAACAAAACTAAGCTCAGATATTCTACCAATAGGTGCAAAAGCAGGAAGCTTAACTGAAAAAGCAGCATTGCTTATAGGGTTGAAGCCTGGAACTGCCGTAGCGGTTGCTAATGTAGATGCCCACGTGGCTGTTCCTGCTGTTGGAATTACTGATGAGGGTAAAATGCTTATGGTAATGGGAACTTCTACCTGCCATATCCTTCTAGGTACTGAGGAGAAAGCGGTCCCTGGAATGT is from Clostridia bacterium and encodes:
- the araB gene encoding ribulokinase, giving the protein MNKKYTIGVDFGTLSGRAVLVEVESGDEAAKAIKSYPHGVMDEYLPDSKTKLEHDWALQHPQDYLDVLRETIPAVLKEAGVSEEDVIGVGIDFTSCTILPTDAKGTPLCFYEEYRTNPHAYVKLWKHHSAQDEANALNRIAEERGEDFLKRYGGKISSEWVIPKVWQILNEAPDIYNSTGRIMEATDWIVLQLTGQEKRNSCTAGYKAIWHKQKGYPSKEFFKALDPRLEDLVKTKLSSDILPIGAKAGSLTEKAALLIGLKPGTAVAVANVDAHVAVPAVGITDEGKMLMVMGTSTCHILLGTEEKAVPGMCGVVEDGVIPGYFGYEAGQSCVGDHFEWFAENCVPAEYTREAEEKGTSIHTLLTEKAGKLTVGESGLVALDWWNGNRSVLVDADLTGVLLGCTLSTKPEHIYRALIEATAYGTRMIVDTFNESGVPITALYAAGGIAEKNSLMMQIYADVTNMEIRISASPQAPALGSAMFAALAAGKENGGYDSILEAANHMAKVRADYYKPIPENVEVYNKLYAEYKILHDYFGRGINDVMKRLKNIKAEVKQRCSE
- a CDS encoding phosphogluconate dehydrogenase C-terminal domain-containing protein → MNQNLSITVVGAGGKMGCRIVDNLVKHDCKLHFCETGAAGIKNLEERGLKVTETKDALAVSDYIILALPDALLGKISHVLVPMLTPGTTVITLDPAAAYAGELCTRDDCTFVVTHPCHPPLFGEQESDEARRDVFGGIAAKQDIVISFMSGEFNKFEIAEQICINMFAPVVTCHRITVEQMALLEPAAAEVVIASAVCLMKEALDEAIKRGVPEAAATSFLLGHIQVPLAIVFKSTNPFSDAAKIAVQYGTEKIYKENWKEIFEPENVKEVLTRMLHPNK